From a region of the Desulfovibrio oxyclinae DSM 11498 genome:
- a CDS encoding pyridoxal phosphate-dependent aminotransferase — translation MQLVSGQIGEYMDKASWIRKMFEKGAELKAEFGADNVCDFSLGNPDLPPPPSVGQGLAEMAEQADKPFAFGYMPNFGYPDVRESLAEHVSREQGTDVPAENLIITCGAAGAINAFLRTVIDSGEEVVVPAPFFVEYGFYCENHGGVLKPVPAKPLTFELDIEAIDKAITPKTRAVLINSPNNPSGAVYSEESLKELAAVLEKHNEGRNRPIFLLSDEPYRFLAYDDTEVPSLLPLYPYTVVCSSFSKNLSLAGARIGYALVNPAMPDSEALLAGLVMSNRILGFVNAPAIGQRLLHRSLGSGVDISVYDERRKAMAEVLDNAGLRYTMPKGAFYFFPEAPGGDDVAFTELLLKERILAVPGKGFGFPGYFRLTFCVGEDVIRRSAEGFKKAVEAAS, via the coding sequence ATGCAGCTGGTTTCCGGACAAATAGGCGAATACATGGACAAGGCGTCATGGATTCGCAAGATGTTTGAAAAAGGTGCCGAACTCAAGGCCGAGTTCGGTGCGGACAATGTTTGCGATTTCAGCCTCGGCAACCCCGACCTGCCGCCGCCGCCGAGTGTGGGACAGGGACTGGCGGAAATGGCCGAGCAGGCCGACAAGCCTTTCGCCTTCGGCTACATGCCGAATTTCGGGTATCCCGATGTGCGCGAATCCCTGGCGGAGCACGTCTCGCGCGAGCAGGGAACTGACGTTCCGGCAGAAAATCTTATTATCACCTGCGGTGCAGCCGGAGCGATCAATGCTTTTCTGCGCACCGTCATTGATTCCGGCGAAGAAGTGGTCGTGCCTGCGCCCTTCTTTGTCGAGTACGGCTTCTACTGTGAAAACCATGGCGGCGTGCTCAAGCCGGTCCCGGCCAAGCCCCTGACCTTCGAGCTCGACATCGAAGCTATCGACAAGGCCATCACACCCAAGACCCGCGCCGTGCTCATCAACTCCCCCAACAATCCCAGCGGCGCCGTCTATTCCGAAGAGAGCCTCAAAGAACTGGCTGCCGTGCTCGAAAAGCATAACGAGGGTCGCAACCGTCCCATCTTTCTGCTTTCCGACGAGCCGTACCGTTTTCTGGCATACGACGACACCGAGGTCCCGAGCCTGTTGCCGCTCTACCCGTACACCGTTGTCTGCTCCTCGTTCTCCAAGAATCTGAGCCTCGCGGGCGCCCGCATCGGCTACGCGTTGGTGAACCCCGCCATGCCCGATTCCGAAGCACTGCTGGCCGGGCTGGTCATGTCCAACCGCATCCTCGGCTTCGTGAACGCACCGGCTATAGGACAGCGCCTTCTGCACCGCTCCCTCGGCTCCGGCGTGGACATCTCCGTCTACGACGAGCGCCGCAAGGCCATGGCCGAAGTGCTGGACAACGCTGGCCTGCGCTACACCATGCCCAAAGGCGCGTTCTATTTCTTCCCGGAAGCACCCGGCGGAGACGACGTGGCCTTCACCGAACTGTTGCTCAAGGAGCGCATCCTTGCGGTTCCCGGCAAGGGCTTCGGCTTCCCGGGGTACTTCCGTCTGACATTCTGCGTGGGTGAAGACGTGATCCGTCGCAGCGCCGAAGGCTTCAAGAAAGCCGTGGAAGCGGCGTCGTAA
- a CDS encoding two-component system sensor histidine kinase NtrB codes for MLDDTITKDLSADKQYSIGVIGDIPALLAFWEMFRDQANDAVLREIGIVAAALPGQNALPGIYEQAHGIPLHKTWQGMLEDHPEINMVIEATGRQTLQSELRTNLPAHVTLVERDCANFFIRLLTSDKIWVACKLDLMHTQTMLKTIIDQLDEEILFLDLEGTILGCNKTVADRLGSPKRAIVGGTVERVFGPDEAKALEKTIKTGQSSESTATSVDHEGRAHYHRIYTYPISSEEGQVTHIVAMRRDITRRTHLEQRLQQSEKLASIGELSTYIAHEIRNPLFSISGFANSLMRSEGLDEKTTEKIQIILEESKRLDKILKSIMNFTRPTDADAREMNLNDAVHNTMNVMGIGFDEKNIRLILDLHPNVAKVKANEDQIRQSLINLVKNSVEAMPEGGELRIETGMNDGFVRLTVSDTGIGIPPDKRDKLFSPFYSTKGKGSGLGLAMIRKIMDELGGEVELVSHEGVGTTVTLNLPPVAAVRPVAQEDAS; via the coding sequence ATGCTGGACGATACAATAACCAAAGATCTCTCTGCGGACAAACAATACTCCATAGGCGTCATCGGAGACATCCCGGCCCTTCTGGCTTTCTGGGAAATGTTCCGAGACCAGGCCAACGACGCGGTGCTGCGCGAAATTGGCATCGTGGCAGCCGCGCTGCCGGGCCAGAACGCGCTGCCGGGCATCTACGAGCAGGCTCACGGCATTCCTTTGCACAAGACGTGGCAGGGCATGCTGGAGGACCACCCCGAAATCAACATGGTCATTGAGGCCACCGGGCGGCAGACGCTGCAGTCCGAGCTTCGCACCAATCTCCCGGCCCATGTCACGTTGGTCGAACGGGACTGTGCCAATTTTTTCATCCGCCTGCTCACCTCAGACAAAATATGGGTGGCCTGCAAGCTCGACCTCATGCACACCCAGACCATGCTCAAGACCATCATCGACCAGCTCGATGAGGAAATACTCTTTCTTGATCTGGAAGGTACCATCCTCGGCTGCAACAAGACCGTTGCTGACCGGCTGGGCAGTCCGAAACGAGCCATCGTCGGCGGCACGGTGGAAAGGGTCTTCGGTCCCGATGAGGCAAAGGCGCTGGAAAAGACCATAAAGACCGGCCAATCTTCCGAGTCCACCGCCACCAGCGTGGACCACGAAGGGCGCGCCCATTATCACAGGATATATACATATCCCATCTCCAGCGAAGAAGGACAGGTGACGCACATCGTGGCCATGCGCCGCGACATCACGCGTCGCACCCATCTTGAACAGCGGCTGCAACAGTCGGAAAAACTTGCTTCCATCGGCGAACTCTCCACCTACATCGCGCACGAGATCAGGAACCCGCTCTTTTCCATTTCCGGCTTCGCCAACTCCCTGATGCGCTCGGAAGGATTGGACGAAAAGACCACCGAGAAAATCCAGATCATCCTCGAAGAATCCAAACGGCTCGACAAGATTCTCAAGAGCATCATGAATTTCACGCGTCCCACCGATGCGGACGCCAGAGAAATGAACCTCAACGACGCCGTACACAACACCATGAATGTCATGGGAATCGGCTTTGATGAAAAAAACATCCGGCTCATACTCGATCTGCACCCGAACGTGGCCAAGGTGAAAGCCAACGAGGATCAGATTCGCCAAAGCCTCATCAACCTCGTCAAAAACTCGGTGGAAGCCATGCCGGAAGGCGGCGAACTGCGCATCGAAACAGGCATGAACGACGGTTTTGTCCGCCTGACCGTCAGTGACACCGGCATCGGCATTCCCCCGGACAAACGCGACAAGCTTTTCAGCCCCTTTTACAGCACCAAGGGCAAAGGCTCCGGCCTCGGCCTGGCCATGATCCGGAAGATCATGGACGAACTGGGCGGCGAAGTGGAACTCGTCAGCCATGAAGGGGTCGGCACCACCGTGACTCTCAATCTGCCCCCGGTCGCCGCCGTCCGCCCAGTTGCGCAAGAAGACGCCTCCTAG
- the folD gene encoding bifunctional methylenetetrahydrofolate dehydrogenase/methenyltetrahydrofolate cyclohydrolase FolD yields MILLDGKETAKTIRGELKAEVEALAPKHGRAPGLAVILVGEDPASQVYVRNKERACAEAGIISVPHKLPADTSQQELEKLISDLNTDETVDGILLQLPLPKGLDSQRCLELIDPEKDVDGFHPVNVGKLTLGLPGFRSCTPAGVMNLLERYDIDPSGKKCVIIGRSNIVGKPQALMMLAKNATPVITHSRTKDLKAECRDADILVAALGRPGFVTEDMVKEGAIVIDVGINRTEDGLKGDCDFDAVKDKVHAITPVPGGVGPMTIAQLLVNTVQAFKQHVNA; encoded by the coding sequence ATGATTCTGCTCGACGGCAAAGAGACCGCGAAAACCATCCGCGGCGAACTCAAGGCAGAGGTTGAGGCGCTCGCGCCCAAACACGGACGCGCACCCGGACTGGCGGTTATCCTCGTGGGCGAAGACCCGGCATCGCAGGTATACGTCCGCAACAAGGAACGCGCCTGCGCCGAGGCCGGCATCATTTCCGTGCCGCACAAACTGCCCGCGGATACCTCCCAGCAGGAACTCGAAAAACTCATCAGCGACCTCAACACCGACGAAACCGTTGACGGCATCCTGCTGCAACTGCCCCTGCCCAAAGGGCTCGACAGCCAACGCTGCCTCGAACTCATCGACCCTGAAAAAGACGTGGACGGCTTTCACCCCGTCAACGTCGGGAAACTCACCCTCGGCCTGCCCGGCTTCCGCTCCTGCACCCCCGCAGGCGTCATGAACCTGCTCGAACGCTACGACATCGACCCCTCCGGCAAGAAATGCGTCATCATCGGACGCTCCAATATCGTCGGCAAGCCGCAGGCACTCATGATGCTCGCCAAGAACGCCACCCCGGTGATCACACACTCCCGCACCAAAGATCTCAAAGCCGAATGCCGCGATGCCGACATCCTCGTCGCCGCCCTCGGAAGACCCGGCTTTGTCACCGAAGACATGGTCAAGGAAGGCGCCATCGTCATCGACGTAGGCATCAACCGCACCGAAGACGGCCTCAAAGGCGACTGCGACTTCGATGCCGTCAAAGACAAAGTGCACGCCATCACCCCTGTGCCCGGCGGCGTAGGACCCATGACCATCGCACAACTGCTGGTCAACACCGTCCAAGCCTTCAAACAACACGTGAACGCATAA
- the rimO gene encoding 30S ribosomal protein S12 methylthiotransferase RimO, with product MSEPVRVHTVSLGCPKNLVDTERLLGALGGAMTPVDEPKEADLVLVNTCGFIQPAIEESVETILDLVEEVREARESGKRQPVMVVAGCLVSRFRDALRNEMPEVSLWLSTDELDCWSDMIRDALGAETDKTMPRRVSTAPSFAYLKVGEGCSHNCRFCTIPSIRGPQHSFPLETLAAEARLLVTSGVPELVVVGQDSTAYGSDLGIKDGFRKLMDELLIIEGLHWLRVMYLYPAGLSESNLKYLATMGRPFVPYFDIPLQHAHPDILKNMGRPFSRDPQKVLERVKRFFPEAAIRTTFIVGFPGETEEHFHYLMDFVREHRLHHVGVFPYWPEEGTPAAELPDQVPDDVKEARRDALMALQAEISAELMEEYVGQEIEILVERPSPEWPGLYEGRAWFQAPEVDGKTYISVPEGTELTPGTFVTAEVESASTYDLSVLL from the coding sequence ATGAGCGAACCCGTTCGCGTCCATACCGTCAGCCTTGGCTGTCCCAAGAACCTCGTCGATACCGAACGGCTGCTCGGCGCTCTCGGCGGAGCCATGACTCCCGTTGACGAACCGAAGGAGGCCGACCTCGTTCTGGTCAACACCTGCGGTTTCATCCAGCCTGCCATCGAAGAGTCGGTGGAGACAATACTTGATCTGGTGGAGGAAGTGCGCGAGGCGCGCGAGTCCGGCAAGCGCCAGCCGGTCATGGTCGTCGCGGGCTGTCTCGTGAGCCGCTTTCGCGACGCGCTGCGCAACGAGATGCCCGAGGTCTCGCTGTGGCTCTCCACGGATGAGCTTGACTGCTGGTCCGACATGATCCGGGACGCGCTGGGGGCCGAAACCGACAAGACCATGCCGCGCAGGGTGTCCACTGCGCCCTCATTCGCGTATCTCAAGGTCGGGGAAGGGTGTTCGCACAACTGCCGGTTCTGCACCATCCCGTCCATCCGCGGTCCGCAGCACAGCTTTCCGCTCGAAACGCTGGCCGCAGAGGCCCGCCTGCTTGTAACCTCCGGCGTGCCGGAGCTGGTGGTGGTCGGGCAGGACTCCACGGCCTACGGTTCGGACCTGGGAATCAAGGACGGCTTTCGCAAGCTGATGGACGAACTGCTCATCATTGAAGGGCTGCACTGGCTGCGCGTCATGTACCTGTACCCGGCGGGACTTTCGGAATCCAACCTGAAATATCTTGCCACAATGGGCCGTCCGTTCGTGCCGTATTTCGACATACCCCTTCAGCACGCACACCCGGACATCCTCAAGAACATGGGCCGCCCTTTCTCGCGCGATCCGCAGAAAGTGCTGGAGCGCGTGAAGCGATTCTTCCCGGAGGCTGCCATCCGCACAACGTTCATCGTGGGGTTTCCGGGCGAGACCGAGGAGCATTTTCATTATCTCATGGATTTTGTCCGGGAACACCGGCTGCATCACGTGGGTGTGTTCCCGTACTGGCCCGAGGAGGGCACTCCGGCGGCCGAGCTGCCGGATCAGGTGCCGGACGACGTCAAGGAAGCCCGTCGCGATGCGCTCATGGCGCTTCAGGCGGAGATATCCGCCGAGCTGATGGAAGAGTATGTGGGGCAGGAGATCGAGATACTCGTGGAACGCCCGTCCCCTGAATGGCCCGGGCTGTATGAAGGTCGCGCATGGTTTCAGGCCCCGGAAGTTGACGGCAAGACGTACATCAGCGTTCCCGAAGGCACCGAGCTCACCCCCGGCACCTTCGTCACCGCCGAAGTGGAAAGCGCTTCCACGTACGACCTTTCCGTACTGCTGTAA
- a CDS encoding LysR family transcriptional regulator, with protein sequence MELYQLRTFVTVAEEGSLTKAASRLYASQPAVSAHIKALEDELGLALFKRTPRGMVLTEAGKVLRKRADHILHQTDIMLAEAKQLSGEVSGELRVGLNTDSEFLRITELLELLAERYPELKLHLVQSSTEGILREVRARRLDAGFVFYGLPVNDLATETLAKSRLQIVAPAHWKDRVEGQPAEKLLELPWVWPATHCPFRNILAENADLFHTDPANRIEVDSEDIIRQLVAAGKGLSIMREDEAQSAVKAGKVILCLEDRDFTTNILFTYLKNRQDDPAVTALVQAVKDVWKD encoded by the coding sequence ATGGAACTGTATCAGCTCAGGACGTTCGTCACCGTGGCCGAAGAGGGCAGCCTGACCAAGGCGGCATCGCGTCTTTACGCCAGCCAGCCCGCAGTCAGCGCGCACATCAAGGCCCTTGAGGACGAGCTCGGCCTAGCCCTGTTCAAGCGCACCCCGCGCGGCATGGTCCTCACCGAGGCGGGAAAGGTCCTGCGCAAGCGTGCAGATCACATATTGCACCAGACGGACATCATGCTGGCCGAAGCCAAGCAGCTTTCCGGGGAGGTCTCCGGAGAACTGAGGGTTGGCCTCAACACCGATTCCGAGTTTCTGCGCATAACCGAACTGCTTGAACTGCTCGCGGAGCGGTATCCGGAGTTGAAGCTCCATCTCGTGCAAAGCTCCACGGAGGGCATTCTGCGGGAAGTCCGCGCCAGAAGGCTCGACGCCGGATTTGTCTTCTACGGCCTGCCGGTCAACGACCTTGCCACCGAGACGTTGGCGAAATCCCGCCTTCAGATTGTTGCTCCCGCCCACTGGAAAGACCGCGTCGAGGGTCAACCCGCAGAAAAGCTGCTCGAACTCCCGTGGGTCTGGCCCGCCACGCATTGCCCGTTCCGCAACATCCTTGCCGAAAACGCGGATCTCTTTCATACGGATCCCGCCAACCGCATTGAAGTCGATTCCGAGGACATCATCCGCCAGCTCGTCGCCGCTGGCAAAGGCCTCTCCATCATGCGCGAAGACGAAGCCCAGTCCGCCGTCAAGGCCGGAAAAGTCATCCTCTGCCTTGAAGACCGCGACTTCACCACCAACATCCTCTTTACCTATCTGAAAAACAGACAGGACGACCCGGCCGTTACCGCACTGGTTCAGGCTGTAAAGGACGTCTGGAAAGATTAG
- the eno gene encoding phosphopyruvate hydratase, which yields MSIISGVWAREILDSRGNPTVEVEVVLESGARGRAAVPSGASTGTREALELRDKEDRYGGKGVQTAVENVRGEIAERIMGMDALRQVTVDNALLDLDGTENKERLGANALLGVSMAVARAAANLLGLPLYQYLGGVNAKLLPVPLMNIINGGEHAPNNLDIQEFMIMPLGAETFAEALRMGAETFHALKKLLANDGHVTSVGDEGGFAPNLKSHEEAFQYIMKAIEAAGYEPGADIALAIDAAASEFYKNGKYVFTGEGRDFDAAGLVDYYAELCDKFPLVSIEDGLAEADWEGWELMTEKLGESIQIVGDDVFVTNPEILAEGIVRGCGNSILIKLNQIGTVTETLDTIELAKTASYTNVVSHRSGETEDHFISDLAVAVNAGQIKTGSLCRSDRLAKYNQLIRIEEELGEDGVYFGPILGESWFEED from the coding sequence ATGAGCATTATTTCCGGAGTCTGGGCAAGGGAAATTCTCGACAGTCGAGGTAATCCCACGGTTGAAGTGGAGGTCGTGCTGGAGTCTGGTGCGCGTGGCCGTGCTGCGGTTCCGTCCGGTGCATCCACGGGCACCCGCGAGGCGCTGGAACTTCGTGACAAGGAAGACCGTTACGGCGGCAAGGGTGTGCAGACTGCCGTGGAGAACGTGCGTGGCGAGATTGCCGAGCGCATCATGGGCATGGACGCGCTGCGTCAGGTGACGGTGGACAATGCGCTGCTGGATCTGGACGGCACCGAGAACAAGGAGCGTCTGGGCGCGAATGCGCTGCTGGGCGTTTCCATGGCTGTTGCCCGTGCTGCGGCGAATCTGCTGGGTCTGCCGCTGTATCAGTATCTGGGTGGTGTCAACGCCAAGTTGCTTCCGGTTCCCTTGATGAACATCATCAATGGCGGTGAGCATGCGCCGAACAACCTGGACATTCAGGAATTCATGATCATGCCGCTGGGAGCCGAAACCTTTGCCGAGGCGCTTCGCATGGGTGCCGAGACCTTCCATGCGCTGAAGAAGCTGCTGGCGAACGACGGTCATGTCACCAGCGTGGGCGACGAGGGCGGTTTCGCGCCGAACCTCAAGTCCCATGAGGAAGCCTTCCAGTACATCATGAAGGCCATTGAAGCAGCCGGATACGAGCCGGGTGCGGACATCGCGCTGGCCATCGACGCGGCGGCGAGCGAGTTCTACAAGAACGGCAAGTATGTCTTTACCGGTGAAGGGCGCGACTTTGATGCGGCCGGACTGGTGGATTACTACGCCGAGCTGTGCGACAAGTTCCCCCTCGTTTCCATTGAGGACGGACTGGCCGAGGCAGACTGGGAGGGCTGGGAGCTGATGACCGAGAAGCTCGGCGAGAGCATCCAGATTGTTGGTGACGACGTCTTCGTGACCAATCCTGAGATTCTGGCCGAAGGCATCGTGCGCGGCTGCGGCAACTCCATCCTGATCAAGCTGAACCAGATCGGCACCGTGACGGAGACGCTCGACACCATTGAGCTTGCCAAGACCGCGAGCTACACCAACGTGGTTTCCCACCGTTCCGGCGAGACCGAAGACCATTTCATTTCGGACCTCGCGGTGGCGGTGAACGCGGGCCAGATCAAGACCGGTTCCCTCTGCCGTTCCGACAGACTCGCCAAATACAATCAGCTCATCCGCATCGAGGAAGAGCTGGGAGAGGACGGCGTCTACTTCGGCCCCATCCTTGGCGAAAGCTGGTTCGAAGAAGACTAG